A stretch of the Solanum dulcamara chromosome 6, daSolDulc1.2, whole genome shotgun sequence genome encodes the following:
- the LOC129893326 gene encoding glycerophosphocholine acyltransferase 1-like has protein sequence MSSNEDSMEDSNGHSFGKVKQRFKDRSQKTKEKTKQILSKQAAQIAKRAEEHERFINKVTHLMGVLGFGAFCFILGARPKDIRYVYCLFYVIFVPLRWIYYRYKKWHYYLLDFCYYANTIFLVTLLFFPTKEKLFMVCFSFAEGPLAWALIVWRCSLVFSSVDKIVSVFIHLLPGLVFFTIRWWDPEFFGAMHPEGTPERASWPYVESQSYLWTWLFWVPLAAYFLWQVLYYLIVDVLRRQRFLRDPEVMTSYRELSKKAKKANNVWWRVSGLLGDQNRLLMYILLQAIFTIATTALTVPIFLSYKLHVVFQIFKVSASIWNGGNFMLDVMPRQVILKEEKKKSKMSTVPDQNDQISLHESTTETNDASETVQSE, from the exons ATGTCAAGCAACGAAGATTCCATGGAAGATAGCAATGGCCATTCATTCGGTAAGGTCAAACAACGTTTCAAAGATCGATCCCAG AAAACCAAGGAGAAGACGAAACAGATCTTGTCAAAACAAGCTGCACAGATCGCCAAACGGGCTGAGGAACATGAACGATTTATTAACAAG GTGACTCATCTGATGGGTGTTCTTGGGTTTGGGGCATTTTGCTTTATTTTGGGCGCCA GGCCTAAGGATATTCGATATGTTTACTGTTTGTTCTATGTCATCTTTGTTCCTCTGAGATGGATCTACTATAGATACAAGAAGTGGCATTACTATCTTTTG GACTTCTGCTACTATGCAAATACAATTTTCTTAGTCACGCTTCTATTTTTTCCTACTAAGGAGAAGCTATTCATGGTTTGTTTCTCATTTGCAGAG GGACCTCTAGCATGGGCATTGATTGTTTGGCGGTGCAGCTTAGTGTTTAGTTCAGTTGATAAAATTGTCAGTGTATTCATACATCTTTTACCTG GGTTGGTTTTCTTCACAATTCGCTGGTGGGATCCTGAATTTTTTGGAGCTATGCATCCTGAAGGGACTCCAGAACGAGCATCATGGCCTTATGTAGAAAGCCAATCCTACCTTTGGACTTGGCTATTTTGGGTTCCATTAGCTGCATACTTTCTCTGGCAGGTTCTCTATTATCTCATAGTTGATGTCCTACGTCGACAGAGATTTCTGCGAGACCCTGAAGTCATGACATCTTACAG GGAGCTCTCCAAAAAGGCAAAGAAAGCGAACAATGTATGGTGGCGCGTTAGTGGTTTGCTCGGGGATCAGAATCGCTTGCTTATGTATATTCTGCTCCAGGCCATATTTACGATAGCAACTACAGCGCTCACAGTGCCCATATTTCTGTCATATAAGTTGCATGTTGTATTCCAAATATTCAAAGTTTCAGCATCTATATGGAATGGTGGAAACTTTATGCTAGATGTGATGCCCAGACAAGTGATTCTcaaggaggaaaagaaaaaatcaaagatGTCAACTGTCCCCGACCAGAACGATCAGATTTCTTTGCACGAGAGCACAACGGAAACTAATGACGCTTCTGAAACAGTCCAGTCTGAATAA